From the genome of Tachysurus vachellii isolate PV-2020 chromosome 2, HZAU_Pvac_v1, whole genome shotgun sequence, one region includes:
- the vps37a gene encoding vacuolar protein sorting-associated protein 37A isoform X2, producing the protein MNWIFPLSKGSGAVPPLNSLQKQRQRQIESLKAAHSTIAEIQKDVEYRIPFTVNNSTISVNILLPPQFPQEKPVITVYPPVGHHLVDGNNGTVVTSPLITNFGMHSDLGKLIQSLLDEFWKSPPVLMSGAPAFPFMYKPPYPAQNFHFVPTFSGQDPQRPVCPPSHPPPPGSETQQAQNRPPAPTYGLITELLLPVPMADSQTGLNGHIYKMPEIPDSFPELSDMSVSQLKDMIHDEDVLLEYFACLPQLKQVSSDKEDLVNTIVTVAKKNLQLEPQLEGKRHEMLYKAEQLTQMHSAFQTKMQRQHELSESCSLSALQARLKVAAHQAEEESEETAENFLEGKTEIDDFLSSFMEKRTLCHSRRAKEEKLQQSISDHGHFPSAH; encoded by the exons ATGAACTGGATTTTCCCGCTGTCTAAGGGCTCTGGGGCGGTTCCGCCTTTAAACAGTttacagaaacaaagacagCGACAGATCGAGTCCCTGAAAGCTGCGCATTCTAC TATCGCAGAGATCCAGAAAGATGTGGAATACCGGATTCCTTTCACCGTCAACAACTCGACCATCAGCGTCAACAT attgcTTCCACCACAGTTCCCTCAAGAGAAGCCTGTGATCACTGTGTATCCTCCTGTGGGTCATCACTTAGTGGATGGGAACAATGGCACGGTGGTCACCAGCCCCCTCATCACCAAC TTCGGGATGCACTCAGATCTCGGGAAACTAATCCAGAGCTTGCTGGATGAGTTCTGGAAGAGTCCCCCGGTCCTGATGTCCGGGGCACCAGCTTTCCCGTT CATGTACAAGCCACCGTACCCTGCACAGAACTTTCATTTTGTCCCCACCTTCTCCGGCCAGGACCCCCAGCGACCCGTCTGTCCCCCCTCTCACCCTCCGCCCCCGGGATCAGAGACCCAGCAGGCGCAGAACCGTCCTCCTGCACCGACGTACGGGCTGATCACGGAGCTCCTGCTGCCCGTCCCCATGGCCGACTCACAG ACCGGACTGAATGGTCACATCTACAAGATGCCCGAAATCCCCGACTCGTTTCCAGAACTTTCCGACATGAG tGTGTCTCAGCTGAAGGACATGATTCACGATGAAGACGTCCTGCTGGAGTATTTTGCGTGTCTGCCTCAGCTCAAACAGGTCTCCAGTGATAAAGAAGATCTGGTGAACACCATTGTCACTGTGGCCA AAAAGAACTTGCAGTTGGAGCCTCAGTTGGAAGGGAAGAGACATGAGATGCTGTACaaa GCTGAGCAGCTGACCCAGATGCATTCAGCGTTCCAGACCAAAATGCAGAGACAGCATGAGCTCAGTGAG AGCTGCAGTCTGAGTGCCCTACAGGCAAGGTTAAAGGTCGCAGCCCATCAGGCCGAGGAGGAGTCTGAGGAGACGGCCGAGAACTTTCTGGAAGGAAAGACGGAGATTGACGACTTTCTCTCCAGCTTCATGGAGAAGAGGACG CTTTGCCACAGCAGAAGAGCTAAAGAAGAAAAACTTCAGCAGTCCATCAGTGATCACGGACATTTCCCCTCTGCACACTAG
- the vps37a gene encoding vacuolar protein sorting-associated protein 37A isoform X1, with protein sequence MNWIFPLSKGSGAVPPLNSLQKQRQRQIESLKAAHSTIAEIQKDVEYRIPFTVNNSTISVNILLPPQFPQEKPVITVYPPVGHHLVDGNNGTVVTSPLITNFGMHSDLGKLIQSLLDEFWKSPPVLMSGAPAFPFMYKPPYPAQNFHFVPTFSGQDPQRPVCPPSHPPPPGSETQQAQNRPPAPTYGLITELLLPVPMADSQVLRWTGLNGHIYKMPEIPDSFPELSDMSVSQLKDMIHDEDVLLEYFACLPQLKQVSSDKEDLVNTIVTVAKKNLQLEPQLEGKRHEMLYKAEQLTQMHSAFQTKMQRQHELSESCSLSALQARLKVAAHQAEEESEETAENFLEGKTEIDDFLSSFMEKRTLCHSRRAKEEKLQQSISDHGHFPSAH encoded by the exons ATGAACTGGATTTTCCCGCTGTCTAAGGGCTCTGGGGCGGTTCCGCCTTTAAACAGTttacagaaacaaagacagCGACAGATCGAGTCCCTGAAAGCTGCGCATTCTAC TATCGCAGAGATCCAGAAAGATGTGGAATACCGGATTCCTTTCACCGTCAACAACTCGACCATCAGCGTCAACAT attgcTTCCACCACAGTTCCCTCAAGAGAAGCCTGTGATCACTGTGTATCCTCCTGTGGGTCATCACTTAGTGGATGGGAACAATGGCACGGTGGTCACCAGCCCCCTCATCACCAAC TTCGGGATGCACTCAGATCTCGGGAAACTAATCCAGAGCTTGCTGGATGAGTTCTGGAAGAGTCCCCCGGTCCTGATGTCCGGGGCACCAGCTTTCCCGTT CATGTACAAGCCACCGTACCCTGCACAGAACTTTCATTTTGTCCCCACCTTCTCCGGCCAGGACCCCCAGCGACCCGTCTGTCCCCCCTCTCACCCTCCGCCCCCGGGATCAGAGACCCAGCAGGCGCAGAACCGTCCTCCTGCACCGACGTACGGGCTGATCACGGAGCTCCTGCTGCCCGTCCCCATGGCCGACTCACAGGTCCTGCgctgg ACCGGACTGAATGGTCACATCTACAAGATGCCCGAAATCCCCGACTCGTTTCCAGAACTTTCCGACATGAG tGTGTCTCAGCTGAAGGACATGATTCACGATGAAGACGTCCTGCTGGAGTATTTTGCGTGTCTGCCTCAGCTCAAACAGGTCTCCAGTGATAAAGAAGATCTGGTGAACACCATTGTCACTGTGGCCA AAAAGAACTTGCAGTTGGAGCCTCAGTTGGAAGGGAAGAGACATGAGATGCTGTACaaa GCTGAGCAGCTGACCCAGATGCATTCAGCGTTCCAGACCAAAATGCAGAGACAGCATGAGCTCAGTGAG AGCTGCAGTCTGAGTGCCCTACAGGCAAGGTTAAAGGTCGCAGCCCATCAGGCCGAGGAGGAGTCTGAGGAGACGGCCGAGAACTTTCTGGAAGGAAAGACGGAGATTGACGACTTTCTCTCCAGCTTCATGGAGAAGAGGACG CTTTGCCACAGCAGAAGAGCTAAAGAAGAAAAACTTCAGCAGTCCATCAGTGATCACGGACATTTCCCCTCTGCACACTAG
- the mtmr7b gene encoding myotubularin-related protein 7b isoform X1 produces the protein MEHIRTPKVENVRLIDRWIPRRSMVGTLYLSSTHTIFVENSDAHKETWLLHSLISSVDRPPATPTGSPLILHCKNFQVFQFLLPLERDCVDVQEALTHLSRPERYGELFCFSFLPSMVKEDREKAWSFLDLRAEFSRMGIPSNLWHITPANHEYRVCDTYPSELFVPKSVSPAVIVGSAKFRSRGRLPVLSYFHRDTGAAVCRSSQPLSGFSTRSPEDEQMLQSIMKSNPASEFMYVVDTRPKLNAMANRAAGKGYENEDHYTNIKLQFIGIENIHVMRSSQQKLIEVGDLRSPSMGDFLWGLENSGWLKHIKAVLDAGVHIAKAVAEEGVSVLVHCSDGWDRTAQACSVASLLLEPYYRSIKGFMVLIEKDWVSFGHKFSHRYAHLDGDPKEVSPVMDQFLECVWQLMEQFPCAFEFNERFLLQLHTHVHSCQYGNFIGNSQKERRDLRIRERTHSLWPCLWQNRAEFLNPLYRSDHSQTQGVLRPVTTPYSFKFWKGMYSSAERGRASHQSPSDWLTAVKEESQQLEEELNTHQERLAQLLESKMKHNGATERSYRMLLKENKVGERRDFITCKNSAAATENHAPSFTLPLTSPTDPEAGDVDDLSVCSDLESGVADLSSHASSSCDDTKDPHLDEAAYASV, from the exons ATGGAACACATCAGGACACCGAAG GTGGAGAACGTGCGTTTGATTGACAGATGGATTCCCCGAAGGTCCATGGTGGGAACGCTGTACCTGtcctccacacacaccatcttCGTGGAGAACTCAGACGCACACAAAGAGACTTGG ctcctgCACAGTCTAATCAGCAGTGTTGATCGTCCCCCGGCCACGCCCACAGGAAGTCCTCTCATCCTGCACTGTAAGAACTTCCAGGTGTTTCAGTTCCTGTTACCACTTGAGAGAGATTGTGTAGATGTTCAAGAGGCACTTACACACCTGTCACGTCCAG AGCGTTATGGAGAACTCTTCTGCTTCTCCTTCTTGCCCAGCATGGTTaaagaggacagagagaaggCTTGGAGTTTCCTGGACCTGCGTGCTGAGTTTAGCCGGATGGGAATTCCCAGCAACCTCTGGCACATCACTCCAGCTAACCACGAGTACAGA gtgtgtgaCACGTACCCCTCAGAGCTGTTCGTGCCGAAGTCAGTGTCTCCCGCCGTTATCGTAGGCAGCGCCAAATTCAGGAGCCGAGGGCGACTTCCTGTTCTCTCCTACTTCCACAGGGACACCGGC GCCGCAGTGTGTCGTAGCAGTCAGCCTCTCTCTGGTTTCAGCACTCGTTCTCCAGAGGATGAACAGATGCTGCAGTCCATCATGAAGTCCAACCCTGCCAGTGAGTTCATGTATGTGGTGGACACGCGACCGAAG ctgaatGCGATGGCCAATCGGGCAGCAGGAAAAGGCTATGAGAACGAGGATCACTACACGAACATCAAATTGCAGTTCATCGGCATCGAGAACATCCACGTGATGAGGAGCAGCCAGCAGAAACTTATCGAAG TCGGGGATCTCCGGTCTCCATCGATGGGGGACTTCCTGTGGGGCCTGGAGAATTCTGGGTGGCTCAAACACATTAAAGCAGTGCTGGATGCTGGAGTCCATATcgccaag GCTGTAGCAGAGGAAGGGGTGAGTGTGTTGGTACACTGCTCTGATGGATGGGATCGTACGGCTCAGGCCTGCTCGGTGGCCAGCTTGCTCCTGGAACCGTACTACAGAAGCATTAAAGGGTTTATG GTGCTGATAGAGAAGGACTGGGTATCATTTGGACACAAGTTCTCACACAG GTACGCTCACCTGGACGGAGACCCTAAGGAGGTGTCGCCTGTGATGGACCAGTTCCTGGAGTGTGTTTGGCAGCTGATGGAACAGTTCCCCTGCGCCTTCGAGTTTAATGAGCGCTTCCTCCTGCAGCTGCACACACACGTCCACTCCTGTCAGTACGGCAACTTCATCGGCAACAGCCAGAAAGAGCGTCGGGACCTGAG gatACGGGAGCGAACTCATTCACTGTGGCCGTGTCTTTGGCAGAACAGAGCCGAGTTCTTAAATCCACTGTACAGATCAGACCACAGTCAGACTCAGGGTGTGCTGAGACCTGTGACCACGCCCTACAGCTTCAA ATTCTGGAAAGGCATGTACAGTTCTGCAGAAAGGGGCAGGGCCTCACATCAGTCTCCTTCTGATTGGTTGACCGCAGTGAAGGAGGAGTCACAGCAGTTGGAGGAGGAGCTTAACACCCACCAGGAG AGACTTGCTCAGCTGCTAGAGAGCAAGATGAAGCACAACGGAGCGACTGAACGTTCGTACCGGATGCTGCTGAAAGAAAATAAGGTCGGCGAACGTCGGGATTTCATCACCTGCAAGAACTCTGCTGCTGCGACAGAAAACCACGCCCCCTCCTTCACACTACCGCTGACGTCACCTACCGACCCCGAGGCCGGCGACGTCGACGATCTTTCAGTCTGCAGTGACCTGGAATCAGGCGTCGCCGACCTCAGCAGCCACGCCTCCAGCTCCTGCGACGATACAAAAGATCCCCATCTGGACGAGGCAGCCTACGCAAGtgtctga
- the mtmr7b gene encoding myotubularin-related protein 7b isoform X2 produces the protein MEHIRTPKVENVRLIDRWIPRRSMVGTLYLSSTHTIFVENSDAHKETWLLHSLISSVDRPPATPTGSPLILHCKNFQVFQFLLPLERDCVDVQEALTHLSRPERYGELFCFSFLPSMVKEDREKAWSFLDLRAEFSRMGIPSNLWHITPANHEYRVCDTYPSELFVPKSVSPAVIVGSAKFRSRGRLPVLSYFHRDTGAAVCRSSQPLSGFSTRSPEDEQMLQSIMKSNPASEFMYVVDTRPKLNAMANRAAGKGYENEDHYTNIKLQFIGIENIHVMRSSQQKLIEVGDLRSPSMGDFLWGLENSGWLKHIKAVLDAGVHIAKAVAEEGVSVLVHCSDGWDRTAQACSVASLLLEPYYRSIKGFMVLIEKDWVSFGHKFSHRYAHLDGDPKEVSPVMDQFLECVWQLMEQFPCAFEFNERFLLQLHTHVHSCQYGNFIGNSQKERRDLRIRERTHSLWPCLWQNRAEFLNPLYRSDHSQTQGVLRPVTTPYSFKFWKGMYSSAERGRASHQSPSDWLTAVKEESQQLEEELNTHQEVPRETGDGQETCSAAREQDEAQRSD, from the exons ATGGAACACATCAGGACACCGAAG GTGGAGAACGTGCGTTTGATTGACAGATGGATTCCCCGAAGGTCCATGGTGGGAACGCTGTACCTGtcctccacacacaccatcttCGTGGAGAACTCAGACGCACACAAAGAGACTTGG ctcctgCACAGTCTAATCAGCAGTGTTGATCGTCCCCCGGCCACGCCCACAGGAAGTCCTCTCATCCTGCACTGTAAGAACTTCCAGGTGTTTCAGTTCCTGTTACCACTTGAGAGAGATTGTGTAGATGTTCAAGAGGCACTTACACACCTGTCACGTCCAG AGCGTTATGGAGAACTCTTCTGCTTCTCCTTCTTGCCCAGCATGGTTaaagaggacagagagaaggCTTGGAGTTTCCTGGACCTGCGTGCTGAGTTTAGCCGGATGGGAATTCCCAGCAACCTCTGGCACATCACTCCAGCTAACCACGAGTACAGA gtgtgtgaCACGTACCCCTCAGAGCTGTTCGTGCCGAAGTCAGTGTCTCCCGCCGTTATCGTAGGCAGCGCCAAATTCAGGAGCCGAGGGCGACTTCCTGTTCTCTCCTACTTCCACAGGGACACCGGC GCCGCAGTGTGTCGTAGCAGTCAGCCTCTCTCTGGTTTCAGCACTCGTTCTCCAGAGGATGAACAGATGCTGCAGTCCATCATGAAGTCCAACCCTGCCAGTGAGTTCATGTATGTGGTGGACACGCGACCGAAG ctgaatGCGATGGCCAATCGGGCAGCAGGAAAAGGCTATGAGAACGAGGATCACTACACGAACATCAAATTGCAGTTCATCGGCATCGAGAACATCCACGTGATGAGGAGCAGCCAGCAGAAACTTATCGAAG TCGGGGATCTCCGGTCTCCATCGATGGGGGACTTCCTGTGGGGCCTGGAGAATTCTGGGTGGCTCAAACACATTAAAGCAGTGCTGGATGCTGGAGTCCATATcgccaag GCTGTAGCAGAGGAAGGGGTGAGTGTGTTGGTACACTGCTCTGATGGATGGGATCGTACGGCTCAGGCCTGCTCGGTGGCCAGCTTGCTCCTGGAACCGTACTACAGAAGCATTAAAGGGTTTATG GTGCTGATAGAGAAGGACTGGGTATCATTTGGACACAAGTTCTCACACAG GTACGCTCACCTGGACGGAGACCCTAAGGAGGTGTCGCCTGTGATGGACCAGTTCCTGGAGTGTGTTTGGCAGCTGATGGAACAGTTCCCCTGCGCCTTCGAGTTTAATGAGCGCTTCCTCCTGCAGCTGCACACACACGTCCACTCCTGTCAGTACGGCAACTTCATCGGCAACAGCCAGAAAGAGCGTCGGGACCTGAG gatACGGGAGCGAACTCATTCACTGTGGCCGTGTCTTTGGCAGAACAGAGCCGAGTTCTTAAATCCACTGTACAGATCAGACCACAGTCAGACTCAGGGTGTGCTGAGACCTGTGACCACGCCCTACAGCTTCAA ATTCTGGAAAGGCATGTACAGTTCTGCAGAAAGGGGCAGGGCCTCACATCAGTCTCCTTCTGATTGGTTGACCGCAGTGAAGGAGGAGTCACAGCAGTTGGAGGAGGAGCTTAACACCCACCAGGAGGTACCGCGGGAGACCGGCGATGGACAag AGACTTGCTCAGCTGCTAGAGAGCAAGATGAAGCACAACGGAGCGACTGA